The Maniola hyperantus chromosome 24, iAphHyp1.2, whole genome shotgun sequence genome contains the following window.
ctcctcaactgaaccatggtaatgtaactgttaactcagaacatcactacactcattcaaattcctaattgaatattgataacttaaatattcaaacagtttagaccaaactaagtaatggcaaatatctacttcttaatatccttaatatgccaagtgcctattgggtggttgtcagctactctaactagttcataaaccaaaggtgacaaaaccttgacaaccctgcacttttcatacttaggtgccagcttagctgtgaaaaaatttgtagcgtcgctttgtggataggtctttttccacactatatccccaacagaatagcttgcagacctacgccttaagttgtaatgcgttgcatactctgcatgagcctgaaacaaatttctcctaacctgaccaaatatgtcctccaaagatccaaactttcctgcgtattcctcccttggaattccggcctcgtactccttatccgtgtccttatagaaggaaccatttaagaccggttctctagcgtggacaaggaagaacggggagaatccagtggattcattaaccgcactgtttatggcgaactggaccttgtacaggttttcgtcccaggacctgtggttatctttcacaaaagcggctacagcagtcataacaaccttattgtacctctcaacaaggttaacttgcggagtgtacagtggtgtgtagtgtaatttcggaatattataacgcttaatgagattacggaattcagatcctgtaaattgggacccattgtccacaatcacagtctctggaacactatggttcaaaaatacaaaattctctagcgctttaacaacagcggcacctgtggcacgccgtaacggaaacaacattgtatatttcgaaaaacaacacgtcaccacaaaaagaaatgtaaatcctgatttagacctaggcaaaggtccgactaaatcagccgaaatgacctgaaaaggtctctcgcagactttaggcttccctagcagacctggagtggctgatgtcgtgtgtttatacgcagagcaagtatcacaattcttaacgtactcaaccacgtccttatacataccacgccaaaaatatctgagggataatctgcgatgagttttgaacacaccaaaatgacctgcagttgcgtctgcatggttttgttgcataattctaaggatgtcgttcttgtggactacctctttccagtcgaactcactgagaagctggtatttacatttactgtaacgatatagtttatcgttcaaaatactaaaattcggaaaatttgctggattgattttacagccattaaatgttttgtcataccagtcatctaccaaaacttgttgactagagttatcattacgatcaccaactacatctacgtgtatgagtctcgacaaggtatccggaactacattatcacaacccttcctatgttcgataacaaaattatactgtgataatctacaaccccatctggcgagtcgtcctgagggattttctaaatttaagaaccactttagggatgcatggtctgtgataattgtgactggcttggaaccaaaataagcctgaaatttctccactgcaaaaatcacagctagagcctcgcgttccgtcgcgctgtaattcctttcgtttttatttaggctcctactgacatacgcaatgggatgatcgcaaccatcggtttcttgcgtcagcataccgccaacaccatatgcagaagcatcacaatgtattttgaatggttttttcaaaattcggtaccgcaagaacaggtgcggttaccaacgcattcttcaatgtattaaatgctacctctgcctgcctctcttactttacacttttaacacataacctaaaatacaacaaaatctgtttctaaatgtcactttaaactaccagcattcaattaaacttaacatgttttgtgtgtgaagtagcttttatcataaccttaacacagctgtaaacaaaatttcaacaaaataatgaagtatcaagtcactgaaaaaaaattgttcataacttcatacttgaacttaatgtaatctctgaatatagtttatatatttagtttcacaagttgtaactcttagtatttataaatgtatgtgtgtaactagttaacggcacatagcgtttcaaaactttaattatactaatttacgggaattttcaaacataagatgtacttactattgaaagcaatacccaacaacaactcagttaagcaatgtttattactaaactgaaggcaaacattcacttatacacctccaaggtaagtcgataacataattaaacggcataagcaccatttataaagtgttgattaagtaagaaaaaaaaatgttggactatactcagaaaattacttaaactatcaaacaaaatttctaactattagttattatttagttagttaaccataaaaacagcttagtgctctttgcaatgtgtcactacttagaaaattgtacaatcagcggagtacatttcataaaattcacaaaatttctcaaaatatacagaaataactatataaaaaaaacgttcgggcgccatttgtgagggtggtaaattgggcggaatggaaatatacccggatacggaataatctaccaccttacaaagattagaggaaaaaaaaaaataattttacttacttgatctatctacctagtaaagaatagaagctagccgtcgactcccttgtaatgtatatgaggtgttataaatgaaatttgctagatgttaggcaaaattgtttttaatgtaacttttaccggggtcgcttaatacatagtgatggctaataaggcttagttattctagcttaatgccaagacttaatttagatacattagaatgccttaggtagatagtacataaaatctatgttttaaatttaagatgccattggcatggaatagacaatgacacagtaaaattcataaaattgtttcaaaataaaagctcagtagtaaagacagggttcttactgtacacatacactaagaaggttcactaaactgttccaggatacaaacatttgcttacttgtaggtgcgaagactgcaatgtagctggacggcatcggccaagatccaaaactcaatttaacttgattcttcacaaccgaaatgtttcattacaaagattttcaccaagtcttatccatagaaattaagttgccaacgtgaatgtgcaaaagaaataaatacggaaaacgaaagcgaaaaacggaaaaccgaaaactaaaaaacggaaacgcaaacggaaaccctgcaacaaagaaaaacaagattataatttgtgctgtgtgaaaatttcgacacgtggaattttcccgatcaaacacaactcacctattgaactcctggccaccaatggttttcaggagtccacccacaacccattatcctcatttatttgggaaggtaaaataactggaactgaaagggaaatcatgaaattaggattttctctaaccaaaccgccattttgtcgaatccacattacttgatttttcactcaccataattgatgaaacattgaaatacgttaggatgactaaatttataactattgtattttcccaggcgaagccatgggcgaaaaggagtgagattttcctggaacgaaaaaattcgtcttcacatgttgactccagaaaaattctaaatctcaccaatcggtgttgccagacgcaacccgagtgtggccgctctcagttagattgatcatgaagccaattcatttttgaatatttgcggaacctaaggatatattataagaaccgttttgttaatgacttaacaataaacaaatgatattatggttttatttaattatttttgttttatttttacgacaattgacaacgaagcaaacgccatctattgtggctcgaatgaactctgaacatcgacccacgcgtagttctgcaccttgatgctaggtggcaccaacatactttgaacaaaattgatttttattaaaagcgaaacgctagttagtagttcaaaatttacaacgtcacactatAACAGACGATTCGACATcatacacaataatattatcatatattCTCCTGATATACTATTAAGCATATCAGGAAAGTACTGCGGAACCATATCTGATCGTTTATTAAGACTATTTGATTTGACTTAACACGACTCAAATAGTATCAAGTCGGGAAGCGTGTTGCAAGTATGTCTCCGGCCTTATGCTCGTCTACTTACCTAGTAAttctatttacatttttaatgtaatttttttattaataatattaatgataTTTACAATactgattttttattttgtctacACTTAGGTATAAACTGTGTGATTTATCAATTGAagaagaaacattttttttacagaagATAAAAAACGTAtaacatgaaaattaaaataaaattaataaattattccgtactatattttatatcaataatcgattgtattttaaatatataattacatgCATACTACTTAgccttaataaatataaaataaaattcaaatcgTATACTAAACACAGGCAATGATTGGTAGCCATCGATTTTTATAGATAGAACTTTTCCTTAATAAATGCGTCCTACTACATAACCAgatcgctagcaaaaacttagcgttattgttatactatctaaacacaatccaataccaatatccTTTTGCttgattttgtagttttagtgatttaatattttttaacgccgcaatgtatagcgtgcaaaactcgggtcaatgtcccgcctacgacgtggcattgactcagcatggcctacttacgcaacgttcgttgacctcttaCGCCAGTCAGATCTTTTAATTGTAatttatcgtgaacttttacaaaatataggatttaaacaaaatttagaaaaaatatagcattttttttgtgttaccataataatatcagtaatcattagtaGTATCACTTGTCTtggtttttgctagcgttctagttacaccctgtatatactaAGCACAAAGACGGCAATCAGCATTATTATCAACCAAAAACACAACCTAAGCGTCTGGAACTGCATGGACGCAATgaacttacagccgtactcagagtcgcttaatcgttacttaagtttagttaaaacgagacagagctatatctctcacataaatctgtctcgttttagctcaatcttaagtaacgataagcgactgagtacggctgttagtaaACCAAATTTAATTTCTGAGCACAGTTTTTTATCCGTGACGCCCTGTctacacggtgaaattttagtggttgtcttcccgcggcagaacgatttgccgtcagtagtactatcgaaattttgagttaaacttaaaaaataaaattgtttttaataagtaattaataaatttttgttttgaaataagtaatttaaaaaaaatcgacaactcgaaagtgtgagaaacaatagtaactccctagacgtaacgtgaatagtaggtaggtacatccactcacacctcgctgccaataaagtgaaaaagtttagagcaaaataagctctagagcgtagtgatacggcataaactagcctgcacgcacgggGTATCACtgttggttcgaggtctcattcgatttttgtttttcacgATTATAAATTTCACATGtttgactctaatatttttttatatttataaatcgattgtaataccacgacaaaatcatttcgcttcgggaaaacaaccattaaaatttcagcgtgtatatacATACATCGATGCtggtaaaataatattgtgcAAATTATAAAAGCActacaaataataacaaacaaaccaacagcTCTATATCTACTATCACATGTATTAAAATACTGGCTCCTATTGTATGTCAGTACATTATCACTCATAATTAATACCaagtttcaataaattcacAACAGCTTTTCAACCTTATAatataaattctttttttatagttaGACTCTTTGGTCATTCTGAAATATAAATTTACCTTAATTACATTGAAAAAAATCGTTAATCTGTTATAGGCAAAAACTGAATTTCAGCTCAGTTTGTCTAATCTATCATCAGGTTTTGAAGACATAGGTACACTTAAATCAAATGTTATTGAGGGGTGAAAGTCGATCAATCAGATTGCGCCTCGAGCATTAGCACGCCGCTTTACGACAATAAGGGATGATTCATGCTAAAGGTGCCACGTGCGGGCACGTCTGACGCGCGGACAATtcacggattgcaattttgtataaagaaaCGTAACACCGACGAGGCGATGAtgatgtgacctcatacaaattcccaatctGGTGCCTCGGACGCGGTACGGCACGGCTCGGGCCTGGCACGGTCTAGCGTAAGTCGTCCCTTAGTCCTAAGAAATACATAAGTATAACATGTACTTATGATTCGTACTGTAAGCTGCAATCACCTTCTGTCGCATCTGAACATGTTGCGATGTTTGTTAAGACATTAAGGTTTGTACAAGTTTAGATACTCTGAATATTGGCCTAAGATTAGTTGGAATATATTCAAAATATCATCCCTTAATGAGACCTCAGGATTAATTAGATAAACCTAGAAGAGTCAAAGCTTCTTTTGACTATAACAGAAAAAGTAACTGATATAATCagatagaatataataattatctacatCTTACTTTAAAATCGCTATCACTTGTTAAGTATTGACACGACATCAATTTACCGGACAGAATGTTACAAGTACGTAAAAGAAACAAGGTTCACAGACAAGGTTACGTTGACGACTAGTTTAATCGGTAAAACTTTTACAGTACTTGTTTATACCAATTTCTTATCAATAGAGTTAGTTAGCACTTAttcactttattttttatagtctTAATTAGATCACAGTATCCAGGTCTCGACAGACCTCGGGTATTGACAATCATAGAAAGCTTTCTGAAGCTCGAGTCTCTTCTTTATCTACAGCCGAAACTATTTCAACACCTTCATCATAATTTGGTGCTTTAGAAGAATGGTTCACGCAGAAATGTGTATCGGGATCCCCGTATTGGCTGTGATAAAATTCTTCACGCATCATGAGGTTCAAGTTTGAACATCTGAAGAACAAAATTTCTTGGAATGGTTTTCTGAAGTCTCTGTTCAAAGTAGCGTAAATGATCGGGTTGAGGAGGCTATTTACATAGCCTAACCAGAGAAAGAGTGCACTTATAGCGTCTGGAATAGTATCCTCCTTAACAAAAGGTCTTATTACAGCTAATACAAAGAACGGCAGCCAGCAAATAATGAACGCTGACATAATTATACCAAGAGTTGTTGAAGCTTTTCTTTCTTTAGCCAAATGAAACCGAAGTTTCTTCTGATGCGGTGAATGTGTTGGCTGTAATAGATCTTTTGCAAAATGGTTTTTGTGAGCGAAATTTGATAATGAAGAACGGATTCGGCTCGTTGTTAATTTGTTACTATTCTCAGATGATAGCCTTCTTCTCTCCTTTGGTGGGTGCCTGATCTCCGGCACTGGGCCCATTTGAGAATTCGGTCGATTGATTGTGTGAATGGGCTTCGTGGGTGTTTTTGGTGCTTGCTGCTGCAGCATTGGGcattgcgactcgtttgattttCGTTGTCCCTTGAAGCATCTTCCAATAGAACTTTCCTTTTTCTCTATACTACACTGTAACAAACATATAATTTTCCTTGTCAGTTTTATGTCCTCAATAATAAACAGTTTGGAGGTGTACTGAAATTTAAAAACAGTTGCAACAACATACAGTTAAATGCATTGGTAAGGCAACATTGACCCTAGTTTGTGAATGAATGGATGACTGATTTTAAAAGTCTGAATTTTTCCTTTCTGCCATTCGTAGGACTGTAAATTAAGCCGTTAATCTCGGCTATTATTACTAATATCAATTTGATGATTAATATTTGTGAATTCGAGAAATCTTCTAAAATGTTAGTAACGGTTTGTAGTAATAGCAGACCATATCGACAAACGCcaagagaaaaaaatatttactacgaattaatacgttgacgaatgacagaagtgagtggaagaagaagacatgttgtgccgaccccacgtaacGTGGGATGAGGTAAGGAAGAAGCCTTAAGTTTTCTGCAGATTGTAAAATTGAACTTACCGTAGTGTTTGTACTGGCAGTAGATCCTCTTGTAGGAGGTTGAGCAGGCTGAGCACCCAACAGCTTAGCTTCAGCTGCGCCACCATTTTTCACATTAATTTCCAAGTAACAATGCGTTTCTAGATGCGATTGCGCACGTCTTTCATCTTTAACAATCTTCCTGGCGGCACTAAAAATTTTGTAATACACCACTACCATCACGGTTAGTGGTAAATAAAATGAACCTAACGTAGCGTATATTTGGTATCCCTTGTTTTGAGAAACCGAACACGAAGTCTCTGATTTCTCATTACCCAGTACCAGTAATGGTGGCAGCGATATCAATGCTGCACTCATCCATACGATAAACACGCAGAAAAGCATTCGCTTCGGTGTCCTCTTCACTCCATATTCCAAGGGCTTTGTTATCGCGTAATATCTGTCTACTGATATCATACACAGGTTTAGAATACTCGCGGCGCAAGATATGACGTCGCTGGAAACCCAGAAGTCACAAATCACTGGTCCAAAAGGCCAAGTTCCCATTAAGTCATAGACCATCGCTACTGGCATCACCATCACTGCGACGCAGAGATCGCTAACAGCGAGTGACACTATCAGATAATTGCTAGGCCTTCTGAGTTTTCTCACTAAGCAAACGGCGATGCAAACTAATATGTTCCCAACTATTGTTCCAAATATGACGATCAAAAAAAGACACGCCAAAATTATAGTCACAAGCGTCGAATATTTGGTGTGTTTTATGTGCAAATTTTTCAGTGAGGTCGAATTTGTGTCGTATAACGTCCAGTTCAAAGTTGAATTTGGGTTGGTGATGTTGAGAGCTGAATCATTAAAATCTGAGAACGCCGCGTCCGCTTGTAACACTATAGAGACGAGTATGAGAAGACACGAAGGTAAAGTAACAAAGCTAGGCCGTGAACAGTGAAAATTATGGTTTTGAGCCGCCATACGAGCCCCTGGCCTCGATGACGATTACACACGCTTTCTTTTCGTTACCATGCATCGGGTTTAGTatttctattatatttttttctaattcacTCAAATTATGACTCGATTCGAAGCTGAGTCAAGTTTGAAAAACGACTTCGTCATGAAGTTCTTTCGTTTTCGAATGGCGTAATTGATTACGATCGGGAATGGGTTTTAATTGACATATCGCCTGGATTGTCGTTTCAATTCCGAGCAGAGCCATTGGATTGTGTGTTTATTGTTGTAGAAAAATGTTCTCTTTCGTTTTGGTAATAGAGTTTGTTTTCTTTTGTTCCAGCTTTCGGTCGGCGCGTGTTGTTTTATTGCAGTGAGAAAGCCTTTCTAGTGGCTTCTAGTTCAATATCCCGCCAGCGGATTGCTTCATTAGTGTCAGGGGTTGGTGAAGAAAATTTCCGAtctgaaaagaaaagaaaaatatttgaagAAAAGATTTCTTATAAccgcaaaaaaaaaatctgtagcTAAATCAGAAAAtctcttttataaaaataatgatccAAGATCCCAGGACTGCCATACGTTACTTATTTTTTGGAAAACAAAATATGTGGGACTagtttatacccgcgacttcgttcgcgtggactacatacattttaaactcctgttttacccctttagggattgaattttcaaaaacactttcttagctgatgtttACGTCATCGTAGCAAtattcagcctgatccgtccagtagtttgagctgagcgttgatagatcaatcagacagcttttctttttatattatactatatatagctcaattaccactcactcactcactcactgactcattgacataattgttctcctagaaagagatagaaaatgatataataatgtatgggagatatgttcagaagtgggattcgagtagggaaaaattatgacatttcagaaaaacaagatggcggccgacctgacttttgtaacttttttgttttccaaccgattttgttacaacttgcaactattgaagatattagtaaacatgttttagaaaaagtgtaaaaaattggaaaaacaagatggcggccgagattttcaaaaaatttcctcctgtaaaattttgtatgaaacttttttttttcaatcacggtttcatatagaagacaaagattcctttagggcaacatatggagggagctgatgattgaggatttcggagacgggtgaagggcacgctcaaggtattgaag
Protein-coding sequences here:
- the LOC117993516 gene encoding 5-hydroxytryptamine receptor 1-like, with the protein product MAAQNHNFHCSRPSFVTLPSCLLILVSIVLQADAAFSDFNDSALNITNPNSTLNWTLYDTNSTSLKNLHIKHTKYSTLVTIILACLFLIVIFGTIVGNILVCIAVCLVRKLRRPSNYLIVSLAVSDLCVAVMVMPVAMVYDLMGTWPFGPVICDFWVSSDVISCAASILNLCMISVDRYYAITKPLEYGVKRTPKRMLFCVFIVWMSAALISLPPLLVLGNEKSETSCSVSQNKGYQIYATLGSFYLPLTVMVVVYYKIFSAARKIVKDERRAQSHLETHCYLEINVKNGGAAEAKLLGAQPAQPPTRGSTASTNTTCSIEKKESSIGRCFKGQRKSNESQCPMLQQQAPKTPTKPIHTINRPNSQMGPVPEIRHPPKERRRLSSENSNKLTTSRIRSSLSNFAHKNHFAKDLLQPTHSPHQKKLRFHLAKERKASTTLGIIMSAFIICWLPFFVLAVIRPFVKEDTIPDAISALFLWLGYVNSLLNPIIYATLNRDFRKPFQEILFFRCSNLNLMMREEFYHSQYGDPDTHFCVNHSSKAPNYDEGVEIVSAVDKEETRASESFL